GCTGTCTCAGCTGGAGCCAACCTTCCAGCTTCCATGACCGGCTGGAAGAACTTCACGGAACTGCTTTACCACGACGTCTTGGTTACTGCTGTCCAGCAAGCCGCTCCCGATGCTGAAAAATCGGCAGGAAGTGACAAAGGCGTCGCCCTTCCAAATGGTTCGGCGTATGTAACTGTCGCCTTGAGTGATGCAAACGCCAGCAAGATGGTCTTCGGAGCCGAGTTCGGCACTCTCTGGCTTTCCAAGCAGACGGACAAGACGACGAAGAGCGAACCTCCTACAACGACTTTTGGAGGGCTGGTCCAATGACTCGCTTTGTAGCCATAACGGCAGTTCGCGATTTCGAGGCACGGGTGCGCCAGGCAATCTCCGGAGCTCTGCATGGTGACCTGCAGACCCTGTCTCCTGATGTCCTGCAGGGTGGAACGGACGACGTCTTTAAGCAGTTGACCGGAGCGCCCCCGGAAGTCATGATCCTGGGACCAGGCGTAGCGTCGGACGACGCTCTGAAGCTGGCTACGGTCTTCGACCTGCAGTATCCGGAAATAAGCCTGCTACTGGTGTCGGCGCCTGAACCGGACCTCGTTTTGCGTGCAATGCACGCCGGTGTCAGGGACGTTATCTCACCTGATATCGAGGTGAGCGAACTTCGCGTTCTATTGGAGCGCGCGTGCTTGGCATCGGCCAGCCGGCGGAGAGGAATGCAGCCGCCAGCCGAATCCGGACACGACCGCGGCCGCGTTATCGCAGTCATGTCGCCGAAGGGTGGTGTTGGCAAAACGACGGTTGCTACGAATCTTGCAGTTGGCTTGGGTGCAGTGGCACCCATGAGTGTGGTGATCGTCGACCTGGATCTCCAATTCGGAGACGTGGCATCGGGCCTGCTGCTCGAACCCGAACACACCATCACGGATGCCGTTCACGGTCCGGCCGCCCAGGATTCGATGGTACTGAAAGCCTTTCTTTCCGTGCATCCTTCCGGGATCTACGCCCTCTGTGCTCCCAAGCATCCGTCCGAGTCCGACTACATCACCGCCGAGCATGTTTCCAAGCTGATAAATCAGCTTGCCACCGAATTCAAGTACGTCGTGGTCGATACGGCGCCCGGACTAGGCGAACACTGCCTGGCTACCTTGGAACTTGCCACGGACGGTGTGTGGGTATGCGGCATGGATGTACCCAGCGTCCGTGGTCTGAGGAAAAGCTTCAGCGTGTTGAAAGAGCTGCAACTTCTTCCACAAGGCAGGCACACCGTTCTCAATTTCGCCGACAGAAAGAGTGGCATCTCCGTTCAGGACGTGGAAGCAACCATCGGTGTTCCAATTGACACGGTCATTCCCAGGTCCCGAAACCTGCCCTTTTCAACCAACAGAGGGGTGCCTGTACTCCAAGGCAGCTCCCGCGACTCAGCCGCCAAGGGCCTCAGGAAGTTGGTCGACCGATTCGACCCGCGGTTGGCAACCGTCCAGCCGACCAAAGTTCACAGAAGGGTAGTGGTGTCATGAAGCTGTCCGAACGACTTTCGAAGAACCACCCGTTCAGTGCTGCCGAAGATCCGGGCGACAGCAACGGTAAAGGCGCCACCTTTGAATCGGACCTACCTTTAGTTTCCGACACAGCTTCTCACGCAAGTCCACTCTTGGGAGGAGCGCCGACTACTCCGGTGGTTGACGCGCTGGCCGGTCTCAAACAACGGGCGGCATCGGCACTCTTCGAGAAAATGGGAACGCGGAGCAGCGACACGTCTGCTTCGGAAGAGGACCTCCGAACCTTCGCCATCGACGAGCTCTCTACCTTCATCGATGACGAGCAAGTGCCGCTCTCCCCCGAAGAGCGCCGGCGGCTGATACGGGAAATTTCCGATGAAGTAATGGGCTTCGGCCCACTCCAACGTCTGCTGGAGGACCCCTCGGTAACTGAGGTAATGGTCAACAGGTTCGATCAAATCTACGTGGAACGCCACGGGCAACTCGCCCTGACTGACCTGCAATTCAGTTCCGACGCCCAGCTACGGAAAGTCATCGAAAGAATCGTCTCCAAGGTCGGGCGACGAATAGACGAATCATCGCCTTTGGTTGATGCCAGGTTGGAGGACGGCTCCCGCGTCAACGCCATCATTCCTCCGCTTGCGGTGAACGGTCCCTCGCTGACCATCCGGAAATTCAGCCACGTTCCGTTGACCGTTCGGAACCTCATCGACTGGGGCTCAATGAGCCACGAGATGGCCGAGTTGTTGAGCGCTTGTGTTCAAGCGCGGCTGAACATCATTGTTTCGGGTGGTACGGGCACAGGAAAGACGACGCTTCTCAATGTCTTGTCGTCCTTTATCCCGGAGGCAGACCGGATCGTCACCATCGAGGATGCTGTGGAGCTCCAGTTGCAGCAGCGGCATGTTGTCAGGCTCGAGAGCCGGCCACCCAATATTGAGGGCAAGGGAGCTGTCACCATCAGGGACCTCGTGCGAAATTCGCTTCGAATGCGGCCCGACAGAATCATTGTTGGCGAGGTTCGAGGAGGCGAATCCCTCGACATGCTCCAAGCGATGAACACAGGTCACGACGGTTCCTTGTCCACCGTGCATGCCAATTCACCACGGGACGCCATCTCGCGTTTGGAAACCCTGGTGCTGATGGCCGGCATGGACCTGCCACTCCGGGCGATTAGGGAACAGGTTTCCTCGGCCGTTGACGTCATCGTCCAGGTGACGCGTTTACGTGACGGTTCCCGCCGGGTAACCCACGTCACCGAAGTCCAAGGCATGGAAGGCGAAGTCGTGACACTCCAAGACGCATTCCTGTTCGATTATTCGGCCGGTGTCGATCAGCAGGGGCGTTTCCTTGGCAAGGCATTACCAACCGGTATCCGACCGCGCTTTCTCGACCGGTTCTCCGAGCTGGGCATCAACGTCTCCCCCAGCATTTTCGGAGTCACACCACTTCCGGCAGGCAGGCGATGAGATGGACTCCACAGCTATCTTCATGATCGCCATCGCCTCCTGTGTCGGTGCTCTGGTCATCTTCATCTTCGTTGTCCTAAAGCCCCGCCAAAGCATGATCCCATTGGAGCGGCGTCGTATGGGAGCTTCCACGGAGGCTTCTGCTGTTGGAAGAGTCTCACAGACGGCTGTGCAGATCGTCGACTCGGCAATTGGCCGCTCGGGAGGGCCCTTTAATCGAGAGGTCCTGTATCGAGCCGGAGTACGCCAGTCGCCGGCCGACTTTACGGTCCTGGTGGTTTTTGGCTCTATCGTTGCTGGTGCTTTGGCCACATTCGTTGTGAACCTCTTCATAGGGATCCTTATTGCCGTCGCCATGCCCTTCGCGGCAAAAGTGGTACTCGTCTACCGGACCGAGAAGCGCTGCTCAAAGTTCGAATCGCAATTGACGGACACCATCCAGATGCTGATTGGTGGGCTCAAGGTAGGTCACAGCATCATGCGATCAATAGAGGCCGCTGCCCAAGAGTCTCAAGCGCCTACGTCGGAGGAACTCACCCGCATTGTGAATGAAGTGCGCGTGGGCAAAGATCCACGCATTGCCATTGAGGACTGCGCGAACCGTATGGACAGCGACGACTTCCGGTGGATCGGGCAGGCGATTCAGATCAACCGTGAAGTCGGTGGTGATTTGGCCGAGGTCCTGAATCAGGTCGCAGGAACGATCCGTGAGCGAAGCGAACTCAAAGGACACGTCAGGTCGCTGAGCGCAGAAGGCAGGATGTCTGCCGTCGTCCTCATGGCGCTACCGGTGGTGGTGGGCCTGGTGATGGGGCTGATGAATCCCCAATACATCAGGATGTTCTTCACCCATCCCTTAGGTATTGCAATGAGTGTTCTAAGTTGTGTCCTTTTCGTCATCGGCGGTTTCTGGATGAACCGCACGGTAAAAGTAAAGTTCTAGAAGGTTCCCATGACACCCATTGCTTGGCTCATCATTGCAGCCATCATCATTCCCGTTTCCTACTTTGCCTGGGCACTCATTACGGTCGATCGCAAGGCTGTTGCGGCCATCCAAACCAACTTGGGATCCGGCTACGCCCAAGGGACAGGGACACTGACCAATCGCCGTCCTCTATTTCTGGACGTAGCGAGAAAGCTGACTCCCGGGAGCTATGAAGCAAAGCTTGATCACTGGCTTTCCCTGGCGGGCCGGCCGATGTCCATGCCGCTTCCGAAGCTGATTACGCTCAAACCGGTGTTGGCTGGCGTCGGCGTTGCATTCGCGGCCCTACTGATCACCGCCTCGCTCTCCCCTTTATCGGTGATATTGGGACTGTCCTTAACGGCCCTGTTGTATTTTCTTCCTGATCTACTCATCTACAACATGGGTGTCAAGCGCCAGGAAACCATCAAGCTGGAATTTCCAAACACGCTGGATCAAATGCTCATCTCCGTAGAGGCCGGATTAGGTTTCGAAGCTGCCGTCGAACGGGCATCGGCGCAGGCAACCGGGCCTTTGGCACTGGAACTGTTGCGTACGCTGCAGGACATCCAAGTTGGACGTCCCCGGCAGGAAGCCTATGAAGCTCTGGCAGCCCGATCTACTGTTCCGGAAGTTCGTAGTTTCGTCCTCGCCGTTGTTCAGGCCGACAAGTACGGCATAGGCATCGCGAACGTTCTGAGGGCCCAGGCCAAACAGGCAAGGGTCAGGCGACGTCAGTCCGCCGAAGAAAGAGCCATGAAGCTCCCGGTCAAGGTTCTTTTCCCGCTTCTTCTTTGCATATTCCCCGTGCTTTTCATAGTCCTTCTGGGTCCCGCCGCGATCAGGATCATCCAAGCATTCAGCTGATGCTCCAGCGGGAAATAGACCGGCCGTCCGCGGATCCCAGACCACGGGCGGTCACCATGGCCCCCTTCCGGTACCCAGAGCCGGGAGGGGGTCCTCCAACGCCCAGGCCCAGGAAACGGCAACGAAGGAACTACTCCCGCCTGGCCCGTGTCAGCTCAGCCCGCGCAAGCAGCTCGTCATCCGAGGGGTAGGCGACTTCTTCGAGAACCAACGGGTGCGGCGCAGCGAGCAAGGACTTCGGATCACGCGCCCGCTCCAAAAGGCGTTCGTGCAGCCATGCCGGAGGCTCAAGTCCCTCCCCCACGCGCAACGTGGATCCCACAAGGGACCGCACCATGTTGTGGCAGAAAGCATCGGCCTGCACCGTGGCAACGATGACGCCGTCCGCACCCCGTGAGAAGGAGAACTGTTGCAGCTCGCGGATGGTAGTAGCTCCCTCGCGCGGCTTGCAGTAGGAGCGAAAGTCCTGCAACCCCAGCAACAGCGACGCACCGGAATTCATGAGGTCAACATCCAGCGGAGCCTTGTGCCACAACGTGATCCCTCTCAGCACCGGATCCCAACGTTGGGTTCCGTCAGCAACCCGGTAACTATAACGGCGCCACAAGGCAGAAAAACGGGCATCGAAGCCGGAAGGCGCCAGACCGGCGTCGTGCACTTCAATCGCACCGGTCAGGTCCCCGAGGACGCG
The Paenarthrobacter ureafaciens genome window above contains:
- a CDS encoding AAA family ATPase, which codes for MTRFVAITAVRDFEARVRQAISGALHGDLQTLSPDVLQGGTDDVFKQLTGAPPEVMILGPGVASDDALKLATVFDLQYPEISLLLVSAPEPDLVLRAMHAGVRDVISPDIEVSELRVLLERACLASASRRRGMQPPAESGHDRGRVIAVMSPKGGVGKTTVATNLAVGLGAVAPMSVVIVDLDLQFGDVASGLLLEPEHTITDAVHGPAAQDSMVLKAFLSVHPSGIYALCAPKHPSESDYITAEHVSKLINQLATEFKYVVVDTAPGLGEHCLATLELATDGVWVCGMDVPSVRGLRKSFSVLKELQLLPQGRHTVLNFADRKSGISVQDVEATIGVPIDTVIPRSRNLPFSTNRGVPVLQGSSRDSAAKGLRKLVDRFDPRLATVQPTKVHRRVVVS
- a CDS encoding CpaF family protein — encoded protein: MKLSERLSKNHPFSAAEDPGDSNGKGATFESDLPLVSDTASHASPLLGGAPTTPVVDALAGLKQRAASALFEKMGTRSSDTSASEEDLRTFAIDELSTFIDDEQVPLSPEERRRLIREISDEVMGFGPLQRLLEDPSVTEVMVNRFDQIYVERHGQLALTDLQFSSDAQLRKVIERIVSKVGRRIDESSPLVDARLEDGSRVNAIIPPLAVNGPSLTIRKFSHVPLTVRNLIDWGSMSHEMAELLSACVQARLNIIVSGGTGTGKTTLLNVLSSFIPEADRIVTIEDAVELQLQQRHVVRLESRPPNIEGKGAVTIRDLVRNSLRMRPDRIIVGEVRGGESLDMLQAMNTGHDGSLSTVHANSPRDAISRLETLVLMAGMDLPLRAIREQVSSAVDVIVQVTRLRDGSRRVTHVTEVQGMEGEVVTLQDAFLFDYSAGVDQQGRFLGKALPTGIRPRFLDRFSELGINVSPSIFGVTPLPAGRR
- a CDS encoding tRNA pseudouridine synthase A, with the protein product MNEQEPAAPVSEGGGFLRIRMDLSYDGGPFSGWAVQPGLLTVQGALEEALALLVRRPVRVTVAGRTDAGVHARGQVVHIDFTSAEWLGLTRGHDVDPAVSLRRRLRGALSRVLGDLTGAIEVHDAGLAPSGFDARFSALWRRYSYRVADGTQRWDPVLRGITLWHKAPLDVDLMNSGASLLLGLQDFRSYCKPREGATTIRELQQFSFSRGADGVIVATVQADAFCHNMVRSLVGSTLRVGEGLEPPAWLHERLLERARDPKSLLAAPHPLVLEEVAYPSDDELLARAELTRARRE
- a CDS encoding type II secretion system F family protein, producing MTPIAWLIIAAIIIPVSYFAWALITVDRKAVAAIQTNLGSGYAQGTGTLTNRRPLFLDVARKLTPGSYEAKLDHWLSLAGRPMSMPLPKLITLKPVLAGVGVAFAALLITASLSPLSVILGLSLTALLYFLPDLLIYNMGVKRQETIKLEFPNTLDQMLISVEAGLGFEAAVERASAQATGPLALELLRTLQDIQVGRPRQEAYEALAARSTVPEVRSFVLAVVQADKYGIGIANVLRAQAKQARVRRRQSAEERAMKLPVKVLFPLLLCIFPVLFIVLLGPAAIRIIQAFS
- a CDS encoding type II secretion system F family protein, with the translated sequence MDSTAIFMIAIASCVGALVIFIFVVLKPRQSMIPLERRRMGASTEASAVGRVSQTAVQIVDSAIGRSGGPFNREVLYRAGVRQSPADFTVLVVFGSIVAGALATFVVNLFIGILIAVAMPFAAKVVLVYRTEKRCSKFESQLTDTIQMLIGGLKVGHSIMRSIEAAAQESQAPTSEELTRIVNEVRVGKDPRIAIEDCANRMDSDDFRWIGQAIQINREVGGDLAEVLNQVAGTIRERSELKGHVRSLSAEGRMSAVVLMALPVVVGLVMGLMNPQYIRMFFTHPLGIAMSVLSCVLFVIGGFWMNRTVKVKF